The following coding sequences lie in one Vibrio sp. BS-M-Sm-2 genomic window:
- the tkt gene encoding transketolase, which translates to MPSRKDLANAIRALSMDGVQQANSGHPGAPMGMADIAEVLWRGHLNHNPANPEWADRDRFILSNGHGSMLIYSLLHLAGYELSIEDLKNFRQLHSKTPGHPEYGYAPGIETTTGPLGQGITNAVGMAMAEKALAAQFNKEGHDIVDHYTYAFMGDGCLMEGISHEACSLAGTLGLGKLVAFWDDNGISIDGEVEGWFSDDTPKRFEAYGWHVIPAVDGHDSDAINAAIEAAKADPRPTLICTKTIIGFGSPNKAGTHDCHGAPLGADEITATKAALGWEHGPFEIPADIAAEWNAKEAGAAKEAAWNAKFDAYAAAYPELAAEFKRRTNGELPAEWEEKANAIIADLQANPANIASRKASQNALEAFGQMLPEFMGGSADLAPSNLTMWSGSKSLEAADFSGNYIHYGVREFGMTAIMNGIALHGGFVPYGATFLMFMEYARNAMRMAALMKVQNIQVYTHDSIGLGEDGPTHQPVEQIASLRLTPNMSTWRPCDQVESAVAWKLAIERKDGPTSLIFSRQNLAQQDRDAEQVANIAKGGYILKDCEGKPELILIATGSEVELAVNAAAELTAEGKKVRVVSMPATDAFDKQDAEYRKSVLPSDVTARIAVEAGIADFWYKYVGFGGKIIGMTTFGESAPAGELFKMFGFTTENVVNTAKELLA; encoded by the coding sequence ATGCCTTCTCGTAAAGATCTAGCCAATGCAATCCGCGCACTTAGCATGGACGGTGTTCAACAAGCAAATTCAGGCCACCCAGGCGCACCTATGGGTATGGCTGACATCGCTGAAGTTCTTTGGCGTGGCCACTTGAACCACAACCCAGCAAACCCAGAGTGGGCTGACCGCGACCGTTTTATCCTGTCTAACGGCCACGGCTCAATGTTGATTTACTCTCTGCTTCACCTTGCAGGTTACGAGCTTTCAATTGAAGACCTTAAGAACTTCCGTCAACTGCACTCTAAGACTCCAGGTCACCCAGAGTACGGTTACGCTCCTGGTATCGAGACAACGACTGGTCCTCTAGGTCAAGGCATCACTAACGCTGTTGGTATGGCAATGGCTGAGAAAGCACTGGCTGCGCAGTTCAACAAAGAAGGCCACGACATCGTAGACCACTACACTTATGCATTCATGGGTGATGGCTGTCTGATGGAAGGTATTTCTCACGAAGCATGTTCTCTAGCAGGTACGCTTGGTCTTGGTAAGCTGGTTGCTTTCTGGGATGACAACGGTATCTCTATCGATGGTGAAGTTGAAGGTTGGTTCTCTGACGATACACCTAAGCGTTTTGAAGCTTACGGCTGGCATGTAATCCCAGCAGTAGATGGTCACGACTCTGATGCTATCAACGCTGCTATTGAAGCGGCTAAAGCAGATCCTCGCCCAACACTTATCTGTACTAAAACTATTATCGGTTTTGGTTCGCCAAACAAAGCGGGTACGCATGACTGTCACGGTGCTCCACTAGGCGCTGATGAAATCACAGCAACTAAAGCTGCGTTGGGTTGGGAACACGGTCCTTTCGAAATCCCAGCAGATATCGCAGCTGAGTGGAATGCAAAAGAAGCAGGCGCGGCTAAAGAAGCTGCGTGGAATGCTAAGTTTGACGCATACGCAGCGGCTTACCCTGAGCTAGCAGCAGAATTCAAACGTCGTACTAACGGCGAACTACCAGCTGAGTGGGAAGAGAAAGCAAACGCAATCATTGCTGATCTTCAAGCTAACCCAGCAAACATCGCTTCACGTAAAGCATCTCAAAACGCACTAGAAGCGTTTGGTCAAATGCTTCCAGAGTTCATGGGCGGCTCTGCTGACCTTGCGCCTTCGAACCTAACCATGTGGTCTGGTTCTAAGTCTCTTGAAGCAGCTGATTTCTCTGGTAACTACATCCACTACGGTGTACGTGAGTTCGGTATGACGGCGATCATGAACGGTATCGCTCTGCACGGTGGTTTCGTACCATACGGCGCAACATTCCTAATGTTCATGGAATACGCGCGTAACGCAATGCGTATGGCTGCTCTGATGAAAGTTCAGAATATCCAAGTTTACACTCATGATTCAATCGGCCTAGGCGAAGATGGTCCTACTCACCAACCGGTTGAGCAGATCGCTTCTCTACGTTTGACTCCAAACATGAGCACATGGCGCCCATGTGACCAAGTTGAGTCTGCAGTGGCTTGGAAACTGGCAATCGAGCGCAAAGATGGCCCTACATCTCTGATCTTCTCTCGTCAAAATCTTGCACAACAAGATCGTGACGCTGAGCAAGTAGCAAACATCGCTAAGGGTGGTTACATCCTGAAAGATTGTGAAGGCAAGCCAGAGCTTATCCTTATCGCAACAGGTTCTGAAGTTGAACTAGCGGTTAACGCTGCTGCTGAACTAACAGCTGAAGGCAAGAAAGTACGCGTAGTTTCTATGCCTGCAACCGACGCGTTTGATAAGCAAGACGCTGAATACCGTAAGTCTGTGCTTCCATCTGACGTTACTGCTCGTATCGCAGTAGAAGCTGGCATCGCTGACTTCTGGTACAAGTATGTTGGTTTCGGTGGCAAGATCATCGGTATGACAACGTTCGGCGAATCTGCACCAGCAGGCGAGCTATTCAAGATGTTCGGTTTCACTACTGAAAACGTAGTAAACACTGCGAAAGAGCTTCTTGCATAA
- the epd gene encoding erythrose-4-phosphate dehydrogenase, with translation MLKVAINGFGRIGRNVLRAVYESGKSQQIKVVAVNELAQPDAMAHLLQYDTSHGRFGKKISNDQEHIYVHHGIGAEDKGDFDTIRILHLADIELLPWRDLEVDIVLDCTGVYGCRADGLAHIAAGAKKVLFSHPGANDLDNTIIYGVNHDTIEADHRIVSNGSCTTNCIVPIIKVLDDAFGIESGTITTIHSSMNDQQVIDAYHSDLRRTRAASQSIIPVDTKLHKGIERIFPKFSNKFEAISVRVPTVNVTAMDLSVTINTNVKVNDVNQTIVNASQCTLHNIVDYTEAPLVSIDFNHDPHSAIVDGSQTRVSNGHLVKMLVWCDNEWGFANRMLDTVLAMQASEGKK, from the coding sequence ATGCTAAAAGTCGCGATAAACGGATTTGGAAGAATAGGGCGTAATGTATTACGCGCTGTTTATGAAAGTGGCAAAAGCCAACAAATCAAAGTAGTAGCTGTCAATGAGCTTGCTCAGCCTGACGCTATGGCTCACCTATTGCAGTACGACACCAGTCACGGCCGCTTCGGTAAGAAGATCTCCAACGACCAAGAGCACATCTATGTCCATCACGGCATTGGTGCGGAAGATAAAGGTGACTTCGACACAATTCGTATCTTGCACCTTGCTGATATTGAGTTGTTGCCTTGGCGTGATCTTGAGGTGGATATTGTACTCGACTGTACCGGTGTTTACGGTTGCCGAGCTGACGGTCTAGCGCACATAGCTGCTGGGGCGAAAAAGGTACTGTTTTCACATCCTGGTGCTAATGATCTTGATAACACCATTATCTATGGTGTGAATCACGATACCATCGAAGCCGACCATCGAATCGTTTCCAACGGTTCATGCACCACCAACTGTATTGTTCCTATCATTAAGGTTCTTGATGACGCCTTTGGCATCGAGTCCGGTACCATTACAACGATTCACTCTTCAATGAATGATCAGCAAGTGATCGACGCGTACCACAGCGACCTTCGCCGTACTCGAGCTGCGAGCCAATCCATCATTCCTGTCGATACCAAATTGCATAAAGGTATTGAAAGAATCTTCCCGAAATTTTCTAACAAGTTCGAAGCGATATCTGTGCGTGTGCCAACGGTAAACGTAACAGCGATGGATTTAAGTGTCACAATTAATACAAATGTGAAAGTTAATGACGTAAATCAAACCATTGTTAATGCGTCCCAGTGTACATTACACAATATAGTTGACTATACTGAAGCGCCGCTCGTTTCCATCGACTTTAATCACGATCCCCATAGCGCAATCGTCGATGGTTCACAAACTCGAGTGAGCAACGGCCACTTAGTAAAAATGCTAGTGTGGTGTGATAATGAATGGGGCTTTGCGAACCGAATGCTGGATACGGTTCTCGCAATGCAAGCTTCTGAAGGCAAGAAGTAA
- a CDS encoding phosphoglycerate kinase, with product MSVIKMTDLELAGKRVFIRADLNVPVKDGKVTSDARILASLPTIKLCLEAGAKVMVTSHLGRPTEGEYNEEFSLAPVVNYLNDALDCDVKLAKDYVNGLELNAGELVVLENVRFNKGEKKNEEALSKQYAALCDIFVMDAFGTAHRAQASTHGVGTYAPVACAGPLLAAELEALGKAMDNPARPLVAIVGGSKVSTKLTVLESLSKIADQLVVGGGIANTFIAAEGHNVGKSLYEADLVETAQKLMKECAIPVATDVACAKAFDENAEAEIKHVSEVQDDDMIFDLGPDSTAALAEIIGNAKTILWNGPVGVFEFKNFEAGTAGISKAIAESAGFSVAGGGDTLAAIDKFGIKADVSYISTGGGAFLEFVEGKVLPAVAMLEERAKA from the coding sequence ATGTCTGTGATCAAGATGACTGACCTGGAACTTGCAGGTAAACGCGTATTTATCCGTGCTGACCTAAACGTACCAGTAAAAGACGGTAAAGTAACTTCAGATGCACGTATCCTAGCATCTCTACCAACTATCAAACTTTGCCTAGAAGCTGGCGCAAAAGTTATGGTTACTTCTCACCTTGGTCGTCCTACTGAAGGCGAATACAACGAAGAGTTCTCTCTAGCTCCTGTGGTTAACTACCTAAACGACGCACTAGACTGCGACGTTAAGCTAGCGAAAGATTACGTAAATGGCCTAGAGCTAAACGCTGGTGAACTAGTTGTTCTTGAAAACGTTCGCTTTAACAAAGGCGAGAAGAAGAACGAAGAAGCACTTTCTAAGCAATACGCTGCACTATGTGACATCTTCGTGATGGACGCATTCGGTACAGCTCACCGTGCTCAAGCTTCTACACACGGTGTTGGTACTTACGCTCCTGTAGCATGTGCTGGCCCTCTTCTAGCTGCTGAGCTTGAAGCTCTTGGTAAAGCAATGGACAACCCAGCTCGCCCACTAGTGGCAATCGTTGGTGGTTCTAAGGTTTCTACTAAACTAACAGTTCTAGAATCTCTTTCTAAAATTGCTGACCAGCTTGTTGTTGGTGGTGGTATCGCGAACACATTCATCGCTGCTGAAGGCCACAACGTAGGTAAGTCTCTGTACGAAGCTGACCTAGTTGAAACGGCTCAAAAGCTAATGAAAGAGTGTGCTATCCCAGTAGCGACTGACGTTGCATGTGCTAAAGCATTTGACGAAAACGCAGAAGCTGAAATCAAGCACGTTTCTGAAGTTCAAGACGACGACATGATCTTCGACCTTGGCCCAGATTCAACTGCAGCACTAGCTGAAATCATCGGCAATGCAAAAACTATCCTTTGGAACGGCCCTGTAGGCGTATTCGAATTCAAAAACTTCGAAGCGGGTACAGCGGGTATCTCTAAAGCAATCGCTGAGTCTGCAGGTTTCTCTGTAGCAGGTGGTGGTGACACGCTAGCAGCTATCGACAAGTTCGGTATCAAAGCTGACGTTTCTTACATCTCTACTGGCGGCGGCGCTTTCCTTGAGTTCGTTGAAGGTAAAGTACTTCCTGCAGTAGCAATGCTTGAAGAGCGTGCTAAAGCATAA
- the fbaA gene encoding class II fructose-bisphosphate aldolase, which produces MSKIFDFVKPGVISGDDVQKVFEVAKENKFALPAVNVVGTDSVNAVLEAAAKVKAPVVVQFSNGGAAFFAGKGVKLEGQGAQVLGAVAGAKYVHAVAEAYGVPVILHTDHAAKKLLPWIDGLLDAGEEFFAQTGKPLFSSHMLDLSEESLEENIETCAKYLERMAKMNMTIEIELGCTGGEEDGVDNSDMDASELYTSPEDVAYAYEKLMAVSPRFTIAASFGNVHGVYQAGNVVLTPTILRDSQAYCAEKFGIAPNALNFVFHGGSGSSEAEIQESIGYGVIKMNIDTDTQWATWDGIRQYSADNFDFLQGQIGNPTGEAAPNKKYYDPRVWLRAGQASMVARLEKAFADLNAVDVL; this is translated from the coding sequence ATGTCTAAGATCTTCGATTTTGTAAAACCTGGTGTGATTTCTGGCGATGACGTACAGAAAGTATTTGAAGTAGCAAAAGAAAACAAATTTGCTCTTCCTGCTGTAAACGTTGTTGGTACTGACTCTGTAAACGCAGTACTAGAAGCTGCTGCTAAAGTTAAAGCTCCAGTAGTTGTTCAGTTCTCTAACGGTGGCGCTGCATTCTTCGCAGGTAAAGGCGTTAAACTTGAAGGTCAAGGCGCACAAGTTCTTGGCGCTGTAGCTGGTGCAAAATACGTACACGCTGTAGCTGAAGCTTACGGTGTTCCAGTTATTCTACACACTGACCACGCTGCTAAGAAACTTCTTCCATGGATCGACGGTCTACTAGACGCTGGTGAAGAGTTCTTCGCACAAACTGGTAAGCCTCTATTCTCTTCTCACATGCTAGACCTTTCTGAAGAGTCTCTAGAAGAGAACATCGAAACATGTGCTAAGTACCTAGAGCGCATGGCTAAAATGAACATGACAATCGAGATCGAACTTGGTTGTACTGGTGGTGAAGAAGACGGCGTAGATAACTCTGATATGGACGCATCTGAGCTTTACACTTCTCCAGAAGACGTAGCATACGCATACGAGAAACTAATGGCTGTTAGCCCACGTTTCACTATCGCTGCTTCTTTCGGTAACGTACACGGTGTTTACCAAGCTGGTAACGTTGTACTTACTCCAACTATCCTACGTGATTCTCAAGCATACTGTGCAGAGAAGTTCGGTATCGCACCTAACGCTCTAAACTTCGTATTCCACGGTGGTTCTGGTTCTTCTGAAGCAGAAATCCAAGAGTCTATCGGCTACGGTGTTATCAAAATGAACATCGATACTGATACACAGTGGGCAACTTGGGACGGTATCCGTCAGTACTCTGCTGACAACTTCGATTTCCTACAAGGTCAAATCGGCAACCCAACTGGCGAAGCTGCTCCAAACAAGAAGTACTACGATCCACGCGTATGGCTACGTGCTGGTCAAGCTTCAATGGTTGCTCGTCTAGAGAAAGCATTTGCTGACCTTAACGCTGTAGACGTACTATAA
- the mscS gene encoding small-conductance mechanosensitive channel MscS, producing the protein MADSSTVIETPLVDGLSQAEQWLTNNSDLFIQYGVNIISALIILFIGNLIVKAVANSVAKVLQKKKMDRAVVEFIHGLVRYLLFVIVLIAALGRLGVQTASVVAVIGAAGLAVGLALQGSLSNFAAGVLIVAFRPFKSGDYVEIGGVAGSVDSIQIFQTVLTTPDNKMVVVPNGSVIGSPITNYSRHDTRRIDLMIGVSYGADLQKTKELLTKICESDERVLKEPGVQVGVHTLADSSVNFVVRPWVSTAEYWNVYFDLMQAIKEGLDKEGIEIPFPQMDVHMNKVEG; encoded by the coding sequence ATGGCTGATAGTTCGACAGTAATTGAAACTCCGCTTGTGGATGGTTTATCTCAAGCAGAGCAGTGGTTAACAAATAATTCAGATCTATTTATCCAATATGGCGTAAATATTATTTCAGCACTGATAATTTTATTTATTGGTAACCTAATTGTTAAAGCTGTAGCGAATAGCGTGGCTAAGGTTCTTCAGAAGAAGAAGATGGACCGAGCGGTTGTGGAATTTATTCACGGTTTAGTTCGTTACTTATTGTTTGTTATTGTTTTAATTGCTGCACTTGGTCGTTTAGGCGTTCAAACGGCATCTGTAGTTGCTGTTATTGGTGCGGCTGGTTTAGCCGTTGGTCTTGCACTGCAAGGCTCACTATCTAACTTTGCTGCTGGTGTACTTATTGTTGCATTCCGTCCATTCAAGTCTGGTGACTACGTGGAAATCGGTGGTGTAGCGGGTTCAGTTGATTCAATTCAAATCTTCCAAACTGTTCTAACAACACCTGATAACAAAATGGTTGTGGTACCAAACGGCAGCGTTATCGGCAGCCCAATCACGAACTACTCTCGTCATGACACGCGTCGTATCGACCTAATGATCGGTGTTTCTTATGGTGCTGATCTACAAAAGACCAAAGAACTACTGACTAAGATCTGTGAATCTGATGAGCGCGTGTTGAAAGAACCAGGCGTTCAAGTAGGTGTTCACACCCTTGCTGACTCTTCAGTTAACTTCGTGGTTCGCCCATGGGTTAGCACTGCAGAGTACTGGAATGTTTACTTCGACTTAATGCAAGCAATCAAAGAAGGCTTGGATAAAGAGGGTATCGAAATTCCATTCCCACAAATGGATGTTCACATGAACAAAGTTGAGGGCTAA
- a CDS encoding LysE/ArgO family amino acid transporter: MSFWVLLQGFGLGASMIIPIGAQNAYVLNQGIKRNHHLTTATICSLLDTLFISLGIFGGGAILSRNELLLTSVTLGGIAFLTVYGLLSLRSAFKAPSSEESKGEILARGKRTVILGALAVTVLNPHLYLDTVVILGSIGGQFEGNDRIAFAIGTILASFVWFYSLSLGAAKLGPTLSKPNVKKGIDIAVATMMFAIAAVLANGLIEQYW; encoded by the coding sequence ATGAGTTTTTGGGTTTTATTACAAGGTTTTGGTCTAGGGGCAAGCATGATTATCCCTATTGGCGCTCAGAATGCGTACGTCCTAAATCAAGGGATAAAGCGCAACCACCATTTAACCACCGCGACAATCTGTAGCCTGCTCGATACCCTGTTTATCTCATTGGGTATCTTTGGTGGCGGTGCGATTCTGTCGCGAAATGAATTGCTACTCACCTCAGTGACGTTAGGCGGCATCGCTTTTCTAACCGTGTATGGTTTGTTATCACTGCGCAGTGCCTTTAAAGCACCCTCAAGCGAGGAGTCGAAAGGAGAGATACTGGCTCGCGGTAAGCGCACCGTTATTTTGGGTGCATTGGCGGTTACAGTATTAAACCCTCACCTCTATTTGGATACCGTGGTGATTCTTGGATCGATTGGCGGGCAGTTTGAAGGTAACGACAGAATTGCGTTTGCTATCGGGACCATCTTAGCTTCGTTCGTCTGGTTTTATTCTTTGTCATTGGGCGCAGCAAAGCTAGGTCCAACACTATCTAAACCGAATGTTAAGAAAGGCATTGATATCGCAGTAGCAACTATGATGTTTGCTATCGCAGCGGTACTCGCCAATGGACTTATTGAGCAGTATTGGTAG
- a CDS encoding LysR family transcriptional regulator ArgP has translation MRGLDYKWIEALDAVVKQRGFERAAEQLYISQSAISQRIKQLEKWLAQPALVRESPPRPTPAGKKLLGLYRRVRLLEHELVPELMNEEGTQPLSISIATNADSLATWLLPALSDVMKSRQVELNLAIHGESRTIEKIKSGEVAGAISLESQAIPGCSADYLGRMDYVCVASPDFHQRYFAEGVNYATLSKAPAVSYDQYDDLHKKFLHDHFNVPRDSVINHTVGSSEAFVRLALSGVAYCLIPRLQIIDELESGALIDITPGFLLSYRIYWHHWQLESGMLKEVSQAILSFAHNHLPQ, from the coding sequence ATGCGCGGATTGGATTATAAATGGATAGAAGCACTGGATGCCGTAGTAAAACAACGTGGCTTCGAAAGGGCTGCTGAGCAGTTATATATATCCCAGTCGGCGATATCTCAGCGCATCAAACAGCTGGAAAAGTGGTTGGCTCAGCCTGCTTTAGTGAGAGAAAGCCCGCCTAGGCCAACGCCTGCGGGTAAAAAATTGCTGGGCTTATATCGTCGTGTTCGGTTGTTAGAGCACGAACTTGTACCTGAGTTGATGAATGAAGAAGGAACTCAGCCACTATCTATATCCATAGCCACCAACGCTGATAGTTTGGCGACATGGCTGCTACCGGCTTTGTCGGATGTGATGAAATCTCGCCAAGTCGAGTTGAACCTCGCGATTCATGGTGAGTCGAGAACCATTGAAAAGATAAAAAGTGGCGAGGTGGCAGGTGCAATCAGTTTGGAGTCTCAAGCGATTCCAGGCTGCAGTGCCGACTATCTTGGTAGGATGGATTATGTGTGTGTGGCTAGCCCTGATTTTCATCAGCGTTACTTTGCAGAGGGCGTAAACTACGCCACTTTAAGCAAAGCGCCTGCGGTTTCCTATGATCAATACGATGATCTGCATAAGAAGTTTCTGCATGATCATTTTAACGTACCGAGAGACAGTGTGATCAATCATACAGTCGGCAGTTCAGAAGCATTCGTGCGCTTAGCATTATCGGGGGTTGCCTACTGTCTGATTCCTCGATTACAGATCATCGACGAGCTAGAGTCTGGTGCTCTGATTGATATTACCCCTGGCTTTCTGCTGTCTTATCGCATCTATTGGCACCATTGGCAGCTCGAAAGTGGGATGTTAAAAGAGGTATCCCAAGCGATATTAAGTTTTGCTCACAATCACTTACCTCAGTAA
- a CDS encoding oxidative stress defense protein: MKLVPKMLATSLTLTAALSAVSFPSLADSPSFPHISTTGYGEVIATPDMATFSVRVVESTMTAEQAKNTVDKVVTGFLNKLHQAGVDEASVHSSNLYLSPQYHYPKDGKPELVGYRASRNVTVQVNELANLNEYMDIAIGQGINQIDNIQLQVRDQAKYQEQARLEAIKDATSKAKSLASGFERELGDVWRVDYNAQSSQPVLMRSMAMDARTESNSYEDSTITIRDRVNVIYQIEE; the protein is encoded by the coding sequence ATGAAGCTTGTACCAAAGATGTTAGCAACGTCTCTTACTCTTACTGCGGCGTTGAGTGCTGTGAGTTTTCCATCATTGGCAGACTCTCCATCCTTTCCGCATATTTCAACGACAGGCTATGGTGAAGTGATCGCGACACCAGATATGGCGACATTTTCTGTGAGAGTCGTGGAATCGACGATGACCGCTGAACAGGCTAAAAATACTGTTGATAAAGTGGTAACGGGCTTTCTAAATAAGCTGCACCAAGCGGGTGTCGATGAGGCGAGTGTACACAGCTCGAACCTGTATTTATCTCCTCAATACCACTATCCAAAAGATGGTAAACCGGAACTGGTTGGCTACCGCGCCTCGCGTAATGTGACCGTTCAAGTGAATGAACTCGCCAATCTAAACGAGTATATGGATATTGCTATCGGCCAGGGCATTAATCAGATCGATAACATCCAGCTTCAAGTTCGCGACCAAGCTAAGTATCAAGAGCAAGCGCGCTTAGAAGCCATTAAAGATGCGACATCAAAAGCTAAATCATTAGCGAGTGGTTTTGAGCGTGAACTAGGTGATGTATGGCGCGTGGACTATAACGCACAATCTTCTCAGCCAGTGCTCATGCGTTCAATGGCGATGGATGCAAGAACAGAATCGAACTCTTATGAAGACTCAACGATCACCATTCGTGATCGCGTAAATGTGATCTATCAGATCGAAGAGTAA
- the serA gene encoding phosphoglycerate dehydrogenase, translated as MAKVSLEKEKIKILLLEGLHPSSVEVLQAAGYTNIEYHKGSLPEDELLEAVKDAHFIGIRSRTNISQEVIDAAEKLVAVGCFCIGTNQVNLQAAAKRGIPVFNAPFSNTRSVAELVLGQILLLLRGIPEKNALAHRGIWKKSADNSYEARGKRLGIIGYGHIGTQLGIIAENLGMRVYFYDIENKLSLGNATQVHTMTELLNKCDVISLHVPETNETKDMMGKEEFERMKPGSIFINAARGTVVDIPALCGALESGHLAGAAIDVFPTEPKTNADPFESPLMQFDNVILTPHVGGSTQEAQENIGVEVAGKLAKYSDNGSTLSSVNFPEVSLPLHTGTSRLLHIHENRPGILTQINTIFAEEGINIAGQYLQTAADMGYVVIDVEADRSEEALLKLKEIEGTIRARLLH; from the coding sequence ATGGCCAAAGTTTCACTGGAAAAAGAAAAAATAAAAATTCTACTTCTAGAAGGTCTTCACCCTTCTTCTGTAGAAGTACTGCAAGCCGCTGGTTACACAAACATTGAGTACCACAAAGGCTCGCTACCGGAAGATGAACTTCTTGAAGCAGTTAAAGATGCTCACTTCATTGGTATTCGTTCTCGCACTAACATCTCCCAAGAAGTTATTGATGCAGCTGAAAAACTGGTTGCTGTTGGTTGTTTCTGTATTGGTACTAACCAAGTCAACCTTCAAGCAGCAGCAAAACGCGGTATCCCCGTGTTCAACGCACCGTTCTCAAACACTCGAAGCGTTGCTGAGCTCGTTCTTGGTCAGATTTTATTACTACTACGTGGCATTCCAGAAAAGAACGCCCTTGCTCACCGTGGTATCTGGAAAAAGAGTGCAGACAACTCTTACGAAGCTCGTGGTAAGCGTTTAGGTATTATAGGTTACGGTCATATCGGTACTCAGCTGGGTATTATTGCGGAAAACCTTGGTATGCGCGTTTACTTCTACGACATTGAAAACAAACTGTCTTTGGGTAACGCTACGCAAGTTCATACCATGACGGAACTGCTGAACAAGTGTGACGTAATCTCTTTGCACGTCCCTGAAACCAACGAAACAAAAGACATGATGGGTAAGGAAGAATTCGAGCGCATGAAGCCTGGTTCTATCTTTATCAACGCAGCTCGTGGCACGGTAGTCGATATTCCTGCTCTGTGTGGCGCTCTGGAGTCTGGTCACCTTGCTGGTGCGGCTATTGACGTTTTTCCAACAGAACCCAAAACCAATGCAGACCCGTTTGAGTCGCCATTAATGCAGTTCGATAACGTAATCCTAACGCCTCACGTGGGTGGTTCAACTCAAGAAGCACAAGAGAACATTGGTGTTGAAGTTGCTGGAAAATTAGCAAAATACTCTGATAACGGCTCTACACTATCAAGTGTTAACTTCCCAGAGGTATCACTACCACTGCATACTGGCACGTCTCGTTTATTACACATCCACGAAAACCGCCCAGGTATCCTAACTCAGATCAACACCATCTTCGCTGAAGAAGGGATCAACATCGCGGGTCAGTACCTACAGACTGCGGCTGATATGGGTTATGTAGTTATTGATGTAGAAGCCGACCGTTCTGAAGAAGCGCTACTTAAATTGAAAGAGATCGAAGGCACAATCCGCGCTCGTCTACTTCACTAA
- the rpiA gene encoding ribose-5-phosphate isomerase RpiA: MTQDEMKKAAGWAALQYVEEGSIVGVGTGSTVNHFIDALGTMKDKIKGAVSSSVASTEKLEALEIKVFECNDVFKLDIYVDGADEINASRDMIKGGGAALTREKIVAAISDKFVCIVDGTKAVDVLGKFPLPVEVIPMARSYVARELVKLGGDPVYREGCTTDNGNVILDVYGMAIENPKQLEDIINGIAGVVTVGLFAHRGADVVITGTPEGAKIEE, encoded by the coding sequence ATGACTCAAGATGAAATGAAAAAAGCAGCTGGCTGGGCAGCACTTCAATATGTTGAAGAAGGCAGCATTGTAGGTGTAGGTACTGGCTCAACAGTAAATCACTTCATCGACGCACTTGGCACAATGAAAGACAAAATCAAAGGTGCGGTTTCAAGCTCTGTAGCCTCTACTGAAAAACTAGAAGCACTAGAAATCAAAGTATTTGAGTGCAACGACGTATTCAAATTAGACATCTATGTTGATGGCGCAGACGAAATTAACGCTTCACGCGATATGATCAAAGGCGGTGGCGCAGCTTTGACTCGTGAAAAAATCGTAGCGGCTATCTCTGATAAGTTTGTGTGTATTGTTGACGGTACTAAAGCCGTTGATGTGTTGGGTAAATTCCCACTACCGGTTGAAGTAATCCCAATGGCACGCTCGTACGTTGCTCGTGAATTGGTTAAGCTTGGTGGTGACCCAGTTTACCGCGAAGGCTGCACAACAGATAACGGCAACGTGATCCTAGATGTGTACGGCATGGCGATCGAAAACCCGAAACAACTAGAAGATATCATCAATGGTATTGCTGGTGTGGTAACGGTTGGTCTGTTCGCTCACCGTGGCGCTGATGTGGTTATCACTGGCACGCCTGAAGGTGCAAAAATCGAAGAATAA